In one Solanum lycopersicum chromosome 11, SLM_r2.1 genomic region, the following are encoded:
- the LOC101244337 gene encoding protein SMAX1-LIKE 3-like, with translation MRTGGYTFQQSLTSESSSIVKQAVNLARRRGHAQVTPLHVASAMLSSSSGLLKRACLQSHTHPLQCKALELCFNVALNRLPTSVSSPILGPHSHLPSLSNALVAAFKRAQAHQRRGSIENQQQPILALKVEIEQLVISILDDPSISRVMREAGFSSTQVKNNVEQVVSSMEIISSTKPLVLGNTNTQITSSTTSHHHVLNLSLSKTGQHQVVKNDDVMSVVESMMNFRKRRNIVVIGECLATSEGVVRGVIDKFDKGEVQGDMKHVQFISVPLFTLRNVSREEFEVKLRELRTLVKNYMNRGVVLYLGDLRWVSEFWTKYGEQQRNISYYSPVEHMIMELSRLLNSAMGENGRLWLLGIASFQTYTKCKTGHPSLQTLWDLYPLTIPVGSLGLSLNLTSDLHSHFRNKAAMDGSSWSIGRGGVEKNLTCCADCLANFNKEAKTVTSIQVKTESTYSTSSLPLWLQKYKEEHKQENNQQESKVMLELCKKWNSICSSVHKQQQPHFLEKGLISPVSSSPPSPCSSNSISSSNDHVIKSCTKLHKSLLNWPVIFEPNQSPKEHQFFVSDRNEVVSSSTKPELLSNPNSSPNSASSSEASGYIENIDRFKDFNPDNMKVLCKALEKKVPWQKDIIHDIVNTILECRSKKKESWLFFLGSDSEGKEKISRELAKIAFGEDHNVVTIGISSFSSSLKSDATDLNNQEVISNKKRSRNEHGRTYLERFVDAIQENPNRVFVMEDIDQVDTFSLKGIKKSIETGRLTLSDGDLVSLKDAIIIFNSERLSSKKCDDDDDQDSKEKNQENIGDDESTLDLNVASHEELANGDENLVGIWEVVDKQVMFKIQVL, from the exons ATGAGGACGGGCGGTTATACTTTTCAACAATCATTAACTTCTGAATCTTCAAGCATAGTTAAACAAGCTGTGAACTTAGCTAGAAGAAGAGGACATGCACAAGTAACTCCTCTTCATGTAGCAAGTGCTATGCTTTCATCTTCTAGTGGTCTTCTTAAAAGAGCTTGTCTTCAATCCCATACACATCCACTTCAATGTAAAGCACTTGAACTTTGTTTCAATGTTGCACTTAATAGACTTCCCACCTCAGTTTCAAGTCCAATTTTAGGTCCTCATTCTCATCTCCCTTCACTTTCTAATGCCTTGGTTGCTGCATTCAAAAGGGCTCAAGCTCATCAACGTCGTGGATCGATAGAGAATCAACAACAACCTATCTTAGCTCTTAAAGTTGAGATAGAACAACTAGTGATCTCAATTCTTGATGATCCTAGTATTAGTAGAGTCATGAGGGAGGCTGGTTTTTCTAGTACACAAGTGAAAAACAATGTAGAACAAGTTGTTTCTAGTATGGAGATAATTAGTAGCACAAAGCCATTAGTACTAGGAAACACAAACACACAAATAACATCATCAACAACTAGTCATCATCATGTTCTAAATTTGTCACTTAGTAAAACAGGACAACATCAAGTTGTGAAGAATGATGATGTTATGAGTGTTGTGGAAAGTATGATGAATTTCAGGAAAAGGAGAAACATTGTTGTTATTGGTGAGTGTTTAGCCACAAGTGAAGGGGTTGTTAGAGGAGTTATAGATAAGTTTGATAAAGGTGAAGTACAAGGAGACATGAAACATGTACAATTCATAAGTGTACCACTTTTCACACTTAGAAATGTTTCAAGAGAAGAGTTTGAGGTCAAACTTAGAGAGCTTAGGACTTTAGTGAAGAACTATATGAATAGAGGGGTTGTTTTGTATTTAGGTGATCTTAGGTGGGTGTCTGAGTTTTGGACAAAATATGGTGAACAACAAAGGAATATTAGTTACTATTCTCCTGTTGAACACATGATAATGGAGCTTAGTAGATTGTTGAATAGTGCAATGGGTGAAAATGGTAGGCTATGGCTTCTTGGAATTGCAAGTTTTCAAACTTACACAAAGTGTAAAACTGGACATCCTTCTTTACAAACACTTTGGGATCTTTATCCACTTACCATTCCTGTTGGAAGTTTGGGTCTCAGTCTCAATCTTACAAG tgatttGCATAGTCACTTTAGGAACAAGGCAGCAATGGATGGTTCAAGTTGGTCAATTGGTAGAGGTGGAGTTGAGAAGAATCTAACTTGTTGTGCTGATTGTTTAGCCAATTTCAACAAAGAAGCTAAAACAGTTACAAGCATACAAGTTAAAACTGAGTCAACATATTCCACCTCAAGTTTGCCTTTATGGCTCCAAAAGTACAAAGAAGAGCACAAACAAGAAAACAATCAACAG gaatCTAAAGTGATGTTAGAACTATGCAAGAAGTGGAATTCGATTTGTAGTTCTGTTCATAAGCAACAACAACctcattttcttgaaaaaggCTTGATTAGTCCAGTATCTTCATCACCACCATCTCCTTGTTCATCTAATTCAATATCATCTTCAAATGACCACGTGATAAAAAGTTGCACCAAGTTGCATAAAAGCCTTTTGAATTGGCCTGTCATCTTTGAACCAAATCAATCACCAAAAGAACATCAATTCTTCGTATCCGATCGAAATGAAGTGGTTAGTAGTAGTACAAAGCCAGAGCTTTTGTCAAATCCCAATTCAAGTCCTAACTCTGCTTCATCAAGTGAAGCAAGTGGATACATTGAGAACATTGATAGATTCAAAGATTTCAATCCAGACAACATGAAAGTCCTTTGTAAGGCATTGGAGAAGAAAGTACCATGGCAAAAAGACATCATTCATGATATAGTAAATACAATTCTTGAATGTAGGTCCAAAAAGAAAGAATCTTGGTTGTTCTTTTTAGGTAGTGACTCTGAAGGGAAGGAGAAGATTTCAAGAGAGTTAGCAAAAATCGCGTTTGGTGAAGATCATAACGTTGTTACCATTGGAATCAGTAGCTTTTCATCATCGTTGAAATCCGATGCAACTGATCTTAACAATCAAGAAGTGATTAGTAACAAGAAAAGATCAAGAAATGAACATGGTAGGACTTATCTTGAAAGATTTGTTGATGCAATTCAAGAAAATCCAAACAGAGTTTTCGTCATGGAAGATATTGATCAAGTTGATACCTTTTCACTAAAGGGTATCAAGAAATCAATAGAAACAGGAAGATTAACACTTTCTGATGGTGATTTAGTGTCTCTTAAAGATGCAATAATCATTTTCAACTCTGAGAGGTTAAGTTCAAAGAaatgtgatgatgatgatgatcaagattctaaggagaaaaatcaagaaaatattggaGATGATGAAAGTACATTGGATTTGAATGTTGCAAGTCATGAGGAATTAGCAAATGGAGATGAAAATTTAGTTGGTATTTGGGAAGTAGTGGACAAACAAGTCATGTTCAAGATTCAAGTCTTGTAG